The Cicer arietinum cultivar CDC Frontier isolate Library 1 chromosome 1, Cicar.CDCFrontier_v2.0, whole genome shotgun sequence genome contains the following window.
AAAAAGTTCGACGGCGCTTACTGGCGTAACCTGTTCGATTCCCGCGTCGGTAAAACCACGTGGCCTTATGGTTCCGGCGTTTGGAGCAAAAAAGAGTGGGTCCTACCTGAGATCGACGATGATGACATCGTTAGCGCTTTCGAAGGTAACTCCAACCTGTTCTGGGCTGAACGTTTCGGCAAACAGTTTCTAGGCATGAATGAATTGTGGGTTAAACATTGTGGTATTAGCCATACTGGTAGTTTCAAGGATCTAGGTATGACTGTTCTTGTTAGCCAAGTTAACCGTCTCAGAAAAATGAACCGCCCGGTCGTAGGTGTCGGTTGCGCTTCCACCGGCGACACTTCGGCTGCTTTGTCTGCTTATTGTGCTTCAGCTGGAATTCCTTCCATTGTTTTCCTACCGGCTAATAGAATCTCCATTGCTCAATTGGTCCAACCGATTGCTAACGGTGCTTTTGTTCTTAGCATTGACACTGATTTTGATGGGTGTATGCAGTTGATTCGTGAAGTAACTGCTGAATTGCCTATTTATTTGGCTAATTCTCTTAACAGTTTGAGGCTTGAAGGTCAGAAAACTGCTGCAATTGAGATTTTGCAGCAGTTTGATTGGCAAGTACCTGATTGGGTCATTGTACCTGGTGGAAACCTTGGAAATATTTATGCTTTTTATAAAGGGTTTCAGATGTGTAAAGAGTTAGGTCTTGTGGATAGGATTCCAAGGCTTGTTTGTGCTCAGGCTGCAAATGCAAATcctttgtatttgtattttaagtCAGGGTGGAAGGAGTTTAAGCCGGTTAGGGCACAAACTACTTTTGCATCTGCTATTCAGATTGGTGATCCCGTTTCTATTGATAGAGCTGTTCATGCTTTGAGGAGCTGTAATGGAATTGTTGAGGAAGCTACTGAGGAAGAATTGATGGATGCTATGGCTCAGGCTGATTCGACTGGAATGTTTACTTGTCCTCACACTGGTGTTGCTTTGACTGCTTTGTTTAAGCTGAGGAATAGTGGGGTTATTAAGCCTACTGATAGGACTGTTGTGGTGAGTACTGCTCATGGGTTGAAGTTTACTCAGTCCAAAATTGAATACCATTCAAAGGGTATCAAGGACTTGGCTTGCCAATTTGCCAATCCTCCAATGCAGGTCAAGGCTGATTTTGGGTCTGTTATGGATGTTTTGTCTAAGTACTTGCAGAGCAAGGCTCCTAGGTATCATTAGGTTGGCACTGCAGGTCAATGCAGATTTTGGGTCCCAAGTATTCTGAATGTATTGTCCAAGAATTTGCAGAGCAAGGCTCCCAAGTATCAGTAGTATAGCACTGTGCAGGTTTTGCTCCTGTGTCTATGCTGCTTGTTTGCTTTTTAGACACTGTGCTGTCTTTTGTATTAGCTTTTTGGTCTTCCTGATGATTTACTTGCATTCTGTATGCATGCTTCCCTCTATAATTGAGAAAGCTTGCTGGATTTGTTGTAGATTATCTTTGTTGAGCATTTATTAGCTCTAGTAGAAATTAAATCGATAAGATGAGGAATGCTCATCATTGACTTGTTACTGCACTATTGATCATTTCCCCCGCTCCAATATAACGAATTTATTGCTTATGCTAAATGTGAGTACTACCAAGAAACTCTCTACAATCCTTTATCTCCAATTTCCAAAGGGAGAATTCATCCCAAAAGACTGTAATCTATTAGGCAGGAGAGTCCCCCTACTTGTAGGCTTCATTTATTATAAGCATCGATCATTAGGTGAGACTCCTGAATATGGGAGACTCATTACAATGATGCTCCATCATTTAAAAGATGATGTCCTCAATGATCTGCACTCTACGATATCGATACTTCACCTCGTTGGCCATAACTCTCTATTGGTAGCCTTCTAGTTCACATTGACCTCTCAACAATAATGCTAATCTTATGAGCATTGGCTC
Protein-coding sequences here:
- the LOC101492251 gene encoding threonine synthase, chloroplastic-like; its protein translation is MASSTLFQSSPFSLNTNTKPYSLPISTKPIHFTVKSQSQSQPQPLTQNNTPTPSPSPSSKLRRPADENIRDEARRKNVSQHLFSAKYVPFNADPSSTESYSLDEIVYRSQSGDLLDVQHDLTALKKFDGAYWRNLFDSRVGKTTWPYGSGVWSKKEWVLPEIDDDDIVSAFEGNSNLFWAERFGKQFLGMNELWVKHCGISHTGSFKDLGMTVLVSQVNRLRKMNRPVVGVGCASTGDTSAALSAYCASAGIPSIVFLPANRISIAQLVQPIANGAFVLSIDTDFDGCMQLIREVTAELPIYLANSLNSLRLEGQKTAAIEILQQFDWQVPDWVIVPGGNLGNIYAFYKGFQMCKELGLVDRIPRLVCAQAANANPLYLYFKSGWKEFKPVRAQTTFASAIQIGDPVSIDRAVHALRSCNGIVEEATEEELMDAMAQADSTGMFTCPHTGVALTALFKLRNSGVIKPTDRTVVVSTAHGLKFTQSKIEYHSKGIKDLACQFANPPMQVKADFGSVMDVLSKYLQSKAPRYH